One Bombus huntii isolate Logan2020A chromosome 12, iyBomHunt1.1, whole genome shotgun sequence DNA segment encodes these proteins:
- the LOC126871928 gene encoding replication protein A 70 kDa DNA-binding subunit isoform X2: protein MYSLTEGALDKIMNGIEVDRPILQILGHKKLSSSNSGERYRLLVSDGKRINSFTMLATQLNSMITDNVLTEFSICQINRYAISVVNNAGKQKRVMVILSVDLKVAGDEVGRKIGNPTNADADGESKPAQSVQSAQAASQQQSSLMSKHSGQQSSTSDISTIPIVALSPYQNRWVIKARVVNKSAIRTWSNSRGEGKLFSMDLVDESGEIRCTAFRDQCDKFYDMIEIGKVYYISRASLKTANKQFNNLKNDYEMTLTGDSEIIPCHDTGDEIPTLQFDFIPINNIEQKEKNDIIDVLAIVKSRGDLQMLVSRTTGKDMKKRDINLIDESNTMVTLTLWGTQAEEFSGNDNPVLAIKGARVGEFNGGKNLSTLSGTAVQVDPDIPEAHRLRGWFNTTGCHEEAKPLSRAFGSAAQMSQALITIGEANSQIDKKNGPEIFTVKATINLLRTENILYKSCPSENCKKKGDRSSKWHVQVRKM from the exons ATGTATTCACTTACGGAAGGAGCATTGGAT AAAATCATGAACGGGATCGAGGTCGATAGGCCGATATTGCAAATATTG GGTCACAAGAAATTGTCCAGTTCAAATAGTGGAGAACGTTACAGACTTCTCGTATCTGATGGAAAACGAATAAATTCATTTACGATGCTTGCCACACAATTAAATTCAATGATAACTGATAATGTATTAACAGAATTTTCCATTTGCCAAATAAATAGATATGCTATAAGTGTGGTAAATAATGCTGGCAAACAAAA acGAGTAATGGTGATATTAAGTGTTGATTTAAAAGTTGCGGGTGATGAAGTTGGACGTAAAATTGGTAATCCAACAAATGCTGACGCTGATGGTGAATCTAAACCAGCACAAAGTGTACAGTCTGCGCAAGCTGCTTCACAACAGCAAA gTAGCTTGATGTCAAAGCATAGCGGTCAACAGTCTTCTACCAGTGATATATCCACAATCCCAATCGTTGCATTGAGTCCTTATCAAAACAG GTGGGTAATAAAGGCACGAGTTGTCAATAAATCTGCCATTAGAACGTGGAGTAATTCACGTGGTGAAGGAAAATTGTTTTCCATGGATCTTGTGGACGAAAGTGGAGAGATTAGATGCACTGCATTTAGAGATCAGTGTGATAAATTCTATGATATGATTGAG ATTGGGAAGGTTTATTACATTTCCAGAGCATCTTTAAAAACTGCAAATAagcaatttaataatttaaaaaacgattATGAAATGACTCTAACTGGTGATTCAGAAATAATTCCATGTCATGACACTGGAGATGAAATTCCAACTCTTCAGTTTGATTTCATACCAATAAACAATATAGAGCAAAAggagaaaaatgatataatag ATGTTTTGGCTATTGTAAAATCTCGTGGTGATTTGCAGATGTTAGTATCACGAACCACTGGTAAAGACATGAAAAAAAGGGATATTAATCTCATTGATGAAAGTAATACTATG GTAACGCTTACACTATGGGGTAcacaagctgaagaattttcagGAAATGATAATCCAGTTTTAGCCATTAAAGGAGCTCGTGTTGGCGAATTTAACGGTGGAAAGAATTTGTCTACTCTCAGTGGAACTGCTGTACAGGTTGATCCAGATATTCCAGAAGCACATAG atTACGAGGTTGGTTTAACACAACTGGATGTCATGAAGAAGCAAAGCCACTTTCAAGAGCATTTGGAAGTGCAGCTCAAATGTCTCAGGCATTGATCACAATTGGCGAAGCAAACAGTCAGATAGATAAAAAGAACGGTCCGGAAATATTTACGGTGAAGGCGACCATTAATCTCTTACGcactgaaaatattttatataaatcgTGCCCTAGTGAAAACTGCAAAAAAAA AGGTGATAGATCAAGCAAATGGCATGTACAGGTgcgaaaaatgtaa
- the LOC126871928 gene encoding replication protein A 70 kDa DNA-binding subunit isoform X1: MYSLTEGALDKIMNGIEVDRPILQILGHKKLSSSNSGERYRLLVSDGKRINSFTMLATQLNSMITDNVLTEFSICQINRYAISVVNNAGKQKRVMVILSVDLKVAGDEVGRKIGNPTNADADGESKPAQSVQSAQAASQQQSSLMSKHSGQQSSTSDISTIPIVALSPYQNRWVIKARVVNKSAIRTWSNSRGEGKLFSMDLVDESGEIRCTAFRDQCDKFYDMIEIGKVYYISRASLKTANKQFNNLKNDYEMTLTGDSEIIPCHDTGDEIPTLQFDFIPINNIEQKEKNDIIDVLAIVKSRGDLQMLVSRTTGKDMKKRDINLIDESNTMVTLTLWGTQAEEFSGNDNPVLAIKGARVGEFNGGKNLSTLSGTAVQVDPDIPEAHRLRGWFNTTGCHEEAKPLSRAFGSAAQMSQALITIGEANSQIDKKNGPEIFTVKATINLLRTENILYKSCPSENCKKKVIDQANGMYRCEKCNKEFPNFKYRLLGSLSLADWTDNMWVTAFNDETEKILGITAQELGELKENDNDAYLEKLGEVTFKSFIFKIRTKMETFGDENRLRSTCIDVSPTDCKAYNEDLITKLKELTGIDST; encoded by the exons ATGTATTCACTTACGGAAGGAGCATTGGAT AAAATCATGAACGGGATCGAGGTCGATAGGCCGATATTGCAAATATTG GGTCACAAGAAATTGTCCAGTTCAAATAGTGGAGAACGTTACAGACTTCTCGTATCTGATGGAAAACGAATAAATTCATTTACGATGCTTGCCACACAATTAAATTCAATGATAACTGATAATGTATTAACAGAATTTTCCATTTGCCAAATAAATAGATATGCTATAAGTGTGGTAAATAATGCTGGCAAACAAAA acGAGTAATGGTGATATTAAGTGTTGATTTAAAAGTTGCGGGTGATGAAGTTGGACGTAAAATTGGTAATCCAACAAATGCTGACGCTGATGGTGAATCTAAACCAGCACAAAGTGTACAGTCTGCGCAAGCTGCTTCACAACAGCAAA gTAGCTTGATGTCAAAGCATAGCGGTCAACAGTCTTCTACCAGTGATATATCCACAATCCCAATCGTTGCATTGAGTCCTTATCAAAACAG GTGGGTAATAAAGGCACGAGTTGTCAATAAATCTGCCATTAGAACGTGGAGTAATTCACGTGGTGAAGGAAAATTGTTTTCCATGGATCTTGTGGACGAAAGTGGAGAGATTAGATGCACTGCATTTAGAGATCAGTGTGATAAATTCTATGATATGATTGAG ATTGGGAAGGTTTATTACATTTCCAGAGCATCTTTAAAAACTGCAAATAagcaatttaataatttaaaaaacgattATGAAATGACTCTAACTGGTGATTCAGAAATAATTCCATGTCATGACACTGGAGATGAAATTCCAACTCTTCAGTTTGATTTCATACCAATAAACAATATAGAGCAAAAggagaaaaatgatataatag ATGTTTTGGCTATTGTAAAATCTCGTGGTGATTTGCAGATGTTAGTATCACGAACCACTGGTAAAGACATGAAAAAAAGGGATATTAATCTCATTGATGAAAGTAATACTATG GTAACGCTTACACTATGGGGTAcacaagctgaagaattttcagGAAATGATAATCCAGTTTTAGCCATTAAAGGAGCTCGTGTTGGCGAATTTAACGGTGGAAAGAATTTGTCTACTCTCAGTGGAACTGCTGTACAGGTTGATCCAGATATTCCAGAAGCACATAG atTACGAGGTTGGTTTAACACAACTGGATGTCATGAAGAAGCAAAGCCACTTTCAAGAGCATTTGGAAGTGCAGCTCAAATGTCTCAGGCATTGATCACAATTGGCGAAGCAAACAGTCAGATAGATAAAAAGAACGGTCCGGAAATATTTACGGTGAAGGCGACCATTAATCTCTTACGcactgaaaatattttatataaatcgTGCCCTAGTGAAAACTGCAAAAAAAAG GTGATAGATCAAGCAAATGGCATGTACAGGTgcgaaaaatgtaataaagaATTCCCTAACTTCAAATATCGTTTACTTGGAAGC CTAAGCTTGGCTGACTGGACAGACAATATGTGGGTCACGGCATTTAATGacgaaacagagaaaattTTAGGTATTACAGCTCAGGAACTTggagaattaaaagaaaatgataacGATGCTTACCTGGAAAAACTTGGCGAAGTAACATTTAAAAGTTTCATATTTAAGATAAGAACGAAAATGGAAACATTCGGT GATGAAAACAGGTTAAGATCAACATGTATTGATGTATCCCCAACCGATTGTAAAGCCTACAACGAAGACTTAATAACCAAACTCAAAGAATTAACTGGTATTGATAGTACATAA
- the LOC126871929 gene encoding vacuolar fusion protein MON1 homolog A, producing MAAKESATIDDGIPEPGIEPGASAETMLVTTDSFEEYEQEMSNSIDDRQMKESTTSTISEIQEDVQDIPTTPTTSSSRELQKTNSLDDSELDDVTQRLGQSSIDSDPLRCKTWLAQKKHVFILSQAGKPIYSRYSSEDKLVTVMGVMQALVSFVQAGSDMIRSVHAGDTNFVFVVKGPLILVAVSKTLESVPQLTLQLTYVYNQIISVLTQSQLTRVYDQRRNFDLRRLLTGSERLIDHLLNFMDREPAFFLGAIKCLPLLPSMRSSITQTIIQTCGKIKNLVFAILLANNQLVTLVRMNKFFLHPVDLHIIQNLVDSSESLKTAESWTPICLPKFDANGYMHGHVSYLAEDCQACLLLLTVDRDVFFVLSEAKQKIVEKLRRTNCLEAINESMNKLPIKTADIGLPEMRHVLYKCRSTAQFWSPGFQPPYTTDEEIERLLGLYQCLHHRLHSPNRPLKLIFQQLDKETMLAWVTLGFELYVTFEPLVTKPDAIEAVSKLLKWIKKEEERLFILNSPTF from the exons atggcTGCGAAAGAGTCTGCTACTATCGATGACGGGATTCCCGAGCCAGGTATTGAACCTGGTGCTTCTGCGGAAACGATGCTCGTCACTACCGACAGTTTTGAGGAGTATGAGCAGGAGATGAGCAATAGTATTGACGATAGACAAATGAAAGAAAGCACAACGAGCACTATCTCAGAGATACAAGAAGATGTGCAAGACATTCCAACTACGCCCACTACGTCCAGTTCACGGGAACTTCAAAAAACAAATTCGCTTGATGATTCCGAATTA GATGATGTTACACAACGATTAGGTCAAAGTAGCATTGATTCAGACCCTTTACGTTGTAAAACATGGTTAGCACAAAAAAAacatgtatttattttaagccAAGCAGGGAAACCCATATACTCTAGATATAGTTCAGAAGATAAACTAGTCACAGTTATGGGTGTCATGCAGGCTCTAGTTTCATTTGTCCAAGCAGGCAGTGATATGATTAGATCTGTTCATGCAGGAGATACTAACTTTGTATTTGTTGTTAAAGGTCCATTAATTTTAGTTGCAGTCTCAAAAACGCTTGAAAGCGTACCTCAACTTACATTACAACTAAC ATATGTATATAATCAAATAATCTCTGTGTTAACCCAGTCACAGTTAACTAGAGTATATGATCAACGTAGAAATTTTGACTTAAGAAGATTGTTAACTGGTAGTGAAAGACTGATAGATcacttattaaattttatggaCAGAGAACCAGCATTTTTTCTAGGAGCTATTAAATGTTTGCCTTTACTCCCCTCAATGAGAAGTTCTATCACGCAAACTATCATTCAAACATGCGGTAAAATAAAG AATTTAGTATTTGCAATACTACTAGCTAATAATCAATTGGTAACATTAGTCAGaatgaacaaattttttttacatcCCGTGGATTtacatataatacaaaatttggTCGACAGTTCAGAGTCACTTAAGACTGCTGAGAGCTGGACTCCGATATGTCTACCAAAGTTTGATGCCAATGGGTATATGCATGGACATGTATCATATTTGGCTGAAGATTGTCAGGCATGCTTATTGTTGCTCACAGTCGATAGAGATGTGTTCTTTGTTCTTTCTGAAGCAAAACAA aaaattgtagaaaaattaagGCGAACGAATTGTTTAGAAGCAATTAATGAGTCCATGAATAAACTACCGATTAAAACTGCTGACATTGGATTGCCAGAAATGCGGCACGTTTTATATAAGTGTAGAAGCACGGCACAATTTTGGAGTCCTGGATTTCAACCTCCGTATACAACAGACGAAGAAATAGAACG ATTATTGGGGCTTTATCAATGTTTACACCACAGGCTACACAGTCCCAATCGACCATTGAAGCTTATATTTCAGCAATTAGATAAAGAAACCATGTTAGCATGG GTAACACTAGGTTTTGAATTATATGTTACGTTTGAGCCACTTGTAACAAAACCTGATGCAATTGAGGCAGTGAGTAAATTGTTAAAGTGGataaaaaaagaggaagaaagattatttattttaaattcaccCACATTTTAA
- the LOC126871954 gene encoding complement component 1 Q subcomponent-binding protein, mitochondrial yields MNGIIRKTLCSPVIKNLYTATSTTGIASNQLRTLWNDSRRIRITPITSTKLFKHPSVSCNFGYCRHSHTKAEKELVEFLAEEIIAEKNAQKLKTIPTQLDGFKVSLDGADVNLEKKQDNEIIRISFNINHTVDSDSEPDVEMTSDTPDIGDMKSKPSFTVDIVRENQTLGFTCSFNNEPGASGANESYNDIFGIDEITLYTGEHSDKVYAVAGEIIDGYLYDLLMNYLEEKGISNEFAEKLIDLSTSYEHTAYVSLLEGLSKFTSRQ; encoded by the exons ATGAATGGAATAATAAGGAAGACATTATGTTCGCcggtaattaaaaatttgtatacggCAACTTCGACTACAGGAATCGCAAGTAATCAATTAAGAACACTGTGGAACgattctcgacgaatccgaatCACACCTATCACTTCGACAAAACTATTTAAGCATCCAAGTGTTTCTTGTAATTTCGGTTATTGTCGGCATTCTCATACGAAAg CTGAGAAGGAGCTTGTAGAATTTTTAGCTGAAGAAATCATAGCAGAAAAGAATgcacaaaaattaaaaactattCCCACTCAATTAGATGGTTTTAAAGTCTCGCTTGATGGGGCAGATGTTAATTTGGAAAAGAAGCAAGATAATGAAAT AATTAGAATCTCATTTAACATAAATCATACTGTTGATTCTGATTCTGAACCTGATGTTGAAATGACTAGTGATACTCCAGACATTGGTGATATGAAAAGTAAACCATCCTTCACAGTTGATATAGTTAGAGAAAATCAGACTCTTGGATTCACCTGTTCCTTTAACAATGAACCTGGTGCATCAGGTGCCAATGAAAGTTATA ATGACATCTTTGGTATAGAtgaaattactttatatacAGGAGAACATTCTGACAAAGTGTATGCCGTTGCTGGTGAAATTATTGATGGG tatCTATATGACTTGCTGATGAATTATCTCGAAGAGAAAGGCATTTCAAACGAGTTTGCGGAGAAATTGATTGACCTGAGTACGAGTTACGAACATACCGCGTATGTTAGCTTATTAGAAGGCCTTTCAAAATTCACATCACGAcaataa
- the LOC126871935 gene encoding uncharacterized protein LOC126871935 isoform X3, producing MCMFSGRSFWRNLLIETIVLALIFTDFGIQLLSLIKFPALSTEDKLEYNFYPVASGQLQFRIKAPNDAHIALTTGPHEGEPMYEVFIGGWSNSKSVIRKNRTKPDVAEADTPGILSADETRGFWIRWGDGVISVGKEGEPSAFLTYADPEPFGIGYFGVCTGWGASGEWLIEAICVGGQNSYVNPSAPPPPLGVMDIGDFCWCDANGGIIPPGAVEGGKDINGEPLYVGRAYHEGALLPGKVKPGDSVCYVAWGGDEHGKTDFQVLCGCNPIWVPTTGNNIPHNAIPSGESEDGEPLYAGRVLHEGAMTIGKVQPSHSVCYIAFGGAEIAFPEYEIMVKP from the exons ATGTGCATGTTTTCCGGGCGCTCGTTTTGGCGGAACCTTTTGATAGAGACAATAGTGTTAGCGTTAATTTTCACAGACTTTGGAATTCAGTTGCTGTCGTTAATCAAATTTCCAG CTCTTTCTACCGAGGATAAATtggaatataatttctatCCTGTCGCGAGCGGGCAACTTCAGTTCCGGATAAAAGCACCAAACGATGCCCATATCGCACTTACAACGGGTCCCCATGAGGGTGAGCCTATGTATGAG GTTTTCATTGGTGGTTGGAGCAACAGCAAGTCTGTAATTCGTAAAAATAGGACGAAACCTGATGTTGCTGAGGCAGATACACCTGGTATCCTGAGTGCTGATGAAACGCGTGGATTCTGGATCAG ATGGGGCGATGGTGTTATCTCAGTAGGTAAAGAGGGCGAACCAAGCGCATTCCTCACGTACGCCGATCCAGAACCGTTCGGAATCGGTTACTTCGGGGTATGCACCGGTTGGGGTGCATCCGGTGAATGGTTGATCGAAG CCATATGTGTAGGTGGTCAAAATAGTT ACGTGAATCCATCGGCCCCACCTCCACCATTGGGCGTCATGGATATAGGAGATTTCTGTTGGTGTGACGCAAATGGTGGAATAATTCCTCCAGGTGCAGTCGAAGGaggaaaagatataaatggtgAACCCTTGTACGTGGGCAGAGCCTATCACGAGGGTGCTCTTCTACCTGGCAAAGTGAAGCCAGGAGACTCTGTGTGTTATGTGGCTTGGGGTGGTGATGAACATGGAAAGACTGATTTTCAG GTTCTCTGTGGTTGCAATCCAATATGGGTTCCAACAACCGGAAACAACATTCCTCACAACGCAATTCCATCTGGTGAATCAGAAGATGGAGAGCCACTCTATGCTGGCCGCGTACTGCACGAAGGCGCTATGACAATCGGCAAAGTACAACCTTCGCACAGCGTGTGTTACATAGCGTTTGGTGGTGCTGAGATTGCGTTCCCAGAATATGAGATCATGGTTAAACCTTAA
- the LOC126871935 gene encoding uncharacterized protein LOC126871935 isoform X2, with product MAISLSTEDKLEYNFYPVASGQLQFRIKAPNDAHIALTTGPHEGEPMYEVFIGGWSNSKSVIRKNRTKPDVAEADTPGILSADETRGFWIRWGDGVISVGKEGEPSAFLTYADPEPFGIGYFGVCTGWGASGEWLIEGHGPLSTRNELVYTFHNIRSGSVLIEVRAKSNAHIALTNKKGDSSPMYEIMLGGWENTASIIRYDRKQPDKVRVNTPNLLNENETKKFAICWLDGHIMVRAGDVNGPVIMEWQDPKPIGVSYVGVRTGWGATGKWKLRTAQYPSHSSHKNVNPSAPPPPLGVMDIGDFCWCDANGGIIPPGAVEGGKDINGEPLYVGRAYHEGALLPGKVKPGDSVCYVAWGGDEHGKTDFQVLCGCNPIWVPTTGNNIPHNAIPSGESEDGEPLYAGRVLHEGAMTIGKVQPSHSVCYIAFGGAEIAFPEYEIMVKP from the exons ATGGCTATTT CTCTTTCTACCGAGGATAAATtggaatataatttctatCCTGTCGCGAGCGGGCAACTTCAGTTCCGGATAAAAGCACCAAACGATGCCCATATCGCACTTACAACGGGTCCCCATGAGGGTGAGCCTATGTATGAG GTTTTCATTGGTGGTTGGAGCAACAGCAAGTCTGTAATTCGTAAAAATAGGACGAAACCTGATGTTGCTGAGGCAGATACACCTGGTATCCTGAGTGCTGATGAAACGCGTGGATTCTGGATCAG ATGGGGCGATGGTGTTATCTCAGTAGGTAAAGAGGGCGAACCAAGCGCATTCCTCACGTACGCCGATCCAGAACCGTTCGGAATCGGTTACTTCGGGGTATGCACCGGTTGGGGTGCATCCGGTGAATGGTTGATCGAAG GACATGGCCCCTTGTCAACACGGAATGAGTTAGTCTACACGTTTCATAATATAAGGAGCGGCTCGGTCCTCATCGAAGTGAGGGCTAAGAGTAACGCGCACATCGCCCTGACCAACAAAAAAGGCGACTCGAGCCCGATGTACGAAATCATGCTCGGGGGTTGGGAAAACACAGCATCCATCATCAGATACGATCGCAAACAACCCGACAAG GTGCGCGTGAATACGCCAAATCTGCTGAACGAGAACGAAACGAAGAAGTTCGCGATTTGTTGGCTCGATGGTCATATCATGGTCAGGGCTGGTGATGTTAATGGTCCTGTGATCATGGAATGGCAAGATCCTAAGCCGATTGGCGTGAGCTACGTGGGTGTGCGTACCGGTTGGGGAGCAACCGGCAAATGGAAACTTCGAACCGCGCAGTATCCATCCCATTCGTCCCACAAAA ACGTGAATCCATCGGCCCCACCTCCACCATTGGGCGTCATGGATATAGGAGATTTCTGTTGGTGTGACGCAAATGGTGGAATAATTCCTCCAGGTGCAGTCGAAGGaggaaaagatataaatggtgAACCCTTGTACGTGGGCAGAGCCTATCACGAGGGTGCTCTTCTACCTGGCAAAGTGAAGCCAGGAGACTCTGTGTGTTATGTGGCTTGGGGTGGTGATGAACATGGAAAGACTGATTTTCAG GTTCTCTGTGGTTGCAATCCAATATGGGTTCCAACAACCGGAAACAACATTCCTCACAACGCAATTCCATCTGGTGAATCAGAAGATGGAGAGCCACTCTATGCTGGCCGCGTACTGCACGAAGGCGCTATGACAATCGGCAAAGTACAACCTTCGCACAGCGTGTGTTACATAGCGTTTGGTGGTGCTGAGATTGCGTTCCCAGAATATGAGATCATGGTTAAACCTTAA
- the LOC126871950 gene encoding pre-mRNA-splicing factor 38, whose protein sequence is MANRTVKDAKSIRGTNPQYLVEKIIRSRVYDSKYWKEECFALTAELLVDKAMELRYIGGVYGGNVKPTPFLCLILKMLQIQPEKDIIVEFIKNEEFKYVRALGALYMRLTGSSLDCYKYLEPLFNDNRKLRRQNKQGKFELINMDEFIDDLLREERCCDVILPRIQKRHVLEENNELEAKVSALEDDMDEGIESSEDEEIPPVKEDTRKRTDDHDRDRDRHRDRDKRHSRSDKKSDREKQRSRSRDRDRDRRERKRSKSPKSHSSSHKDKDRDKDRHRRDDRDRERDRDRDRRRERDRARH, encoded by the exons ATGGCTAATAGAACGGTAAAAGATGCGAAATCTATTAGAGGTACAAATCCGCAGTATTTagtagaaaaaataattagatCTCGAGTGTACGATTCGAAATATTGGAAAGAAGAATGTTTTGCTCTGACTGCAGAACTTTTAGTAGACAAAGCGATGGAGTTGAG atacATAGGTGGTGTATATGGTGGAAATGTAAAACCAACACCATTCCTCTgtctaatattaaaaatgcttCAGATACAACCTGAAAAAGATATTATAgtagaatttataaaaaatgaggAATTTAAATATGTCCGTGCACTAGGAGCATTGTATATGAGATTGACAGGATCTTCTTTagattgttataaatatttggaACCATTATTTAATGACAATAGAAAGTTAAGAAGGCAAAATAAGCAAGGTAAATTTGAATTGATCAACATGGATGAATTTATAGATGATCTTCTTAGGGAAGAAAGATGTTGCGATGTAATTCTACCAAGAATACAAAAAAGACATGTTCTTgaagaaaataatgaattag AGGCAAAAGTGTCTGCATTAGAGGATGATATGGATGAAGGAATAGAATCTTCAGAGGATGAAGAAATACCTCCAGTCAAAGAAGATACTCGCAAAAGGACAGATGATCATGATAGAGACAGAGATCGTCATAGAGACCGAGATAAAAGACATTCACGTTCCGATAAAAAATCTGACAGAGAAAAGCAAAGATCGAGAAGCAGGGACAGAGACAGAGATAGACGAGAACGTAAACGGAGTAAATCTCCTAAAAGCCATTCATCCTCGCATAAAGACAAGGATAGAGATAAAGACCGGCACAGACGAGACGATAGAGATAGGGAAAGAGACCGAGATCGAGATCGAAGACGAGAACGTGACAGAGCTAGGCATTAA
- the LOC126871935 gene encoding uncharacterized protein LOC126871935 isoform X1 — protein sequence MCMFSGRSFWRNLLIETIVLALIFTDFGIQLLSLIKFPALSTEDKLEYNFYPVASGQLQFRIKAPNDAHIALTTGPHEGEPMYEVFIGGWSNSKSVIRKNRTKPDVAEADTPGILSADETRGFWIRWGDGVISVGKEGEPSAFLTYADPEPFGIGYFGVCTGWGASGEWLIEGHGPLSTRNELVYTFHNIRSGSVLIEVRAKSNAHIALTNKKGDSSPMYEIMLGGWENTASIIRYDRKQPDKVRVNTPNLLNENETKKFAICWLDGHIMVRAGDVNGPVIMEWQDPKPIGVSYVGVRTGWGATGKWKLRTAQYPSHSSHKNVNPSAPPPPLGVMDIGDFCWCDANGGIIPPGAVEGGKDINGEPLYVGRAYHEGALLPGKVKPGDSVCYVAWGGDEHGKTDFQVLCGCNPIWVPTTGNNIPHNAIPSGESEDGEPLYAGRVLHEGAMTIGKVQPSHSVCYIAFGGAEIAFPEYEIMVKP from the exons ATGTGCATGTTTTCCGGGCGCTCGTTTTGGCGGAACCTTTTGATAGAGACAATAGTGTTAGCGTTAATTTTCACAGACTTTGGAATTCAGTTGCTGTCGTTAATCAAATTTCCAG CTCTTTCTACCGAGGATAAATtggaatataatttctatCCTGTCGCGAGCGGGCAACTTCAGTTCCGGATAAAAGCACCAAACGATGCCCATATCGCACTTACAACGGGTCCCCATGAGGGTGAGCCTATGTATGAG GTTTTCATTGGTGGTTGGAGCAACAGCAAGTCTGTAATTCGTAAAAATAGGACGAAACCTGATGTTGCTGAGGCAGATACACCTGGTATCCTGAGTGCTGATGAAACGCGTGGATTCTGGATCAG ATGGGGCGATGGTGTTATCTCAGTAGGTAAAGAGGGCGAACCAAGCGCATTCCTCACGTACGCCGATCCAGAACCGTTCGGAATCGGTTACTTCGGGGTATGCACCGGTTGGGGTGCATCCGGTGAATGGTTGATCGAAG GACATGGCCCCTTGTCAACACGGAATGAGTTAGTCTACACGTTTCATAATATAAGGAGCGGCTCGGTCCTCATCGAAGTGAGGGCTAAGAGTAACGCGCACATCGCCCTGACCAACAAAAAAGGCGACTCGAGCCCGATGTACGAAATCATGCTCGGGGGTTGGGAAAACACAGCATCCATCATCAGATACGATCGCAAACAACCCGACAAG GTGCGCGTGAATACGCCAAATCTGCTGAACGAGAACGAAACGAAGAAGTTCGCGATTTGTTGGCTCGATGGTCATATCATGGTCAGGGCTGGTGATGTTAATGGTCCTGTGATCATGGAATGGCAAGATCCTAAGCCGATTGGCGTGAGCTACGTGGGTGTGCGTACCGGTTGGGGAGCAACCGGCAAATGGAAACTTCGAACCGCGCAGTATCCATCCCATTCGTCCCACAAAA ACGTGAATCCATCGGCCCCACCTCCACCATTGGGCGTCATGGATATAGGAGATTTCTGTTGGTGTGACGCAAATGGTGGAATAATTCCTCCAGGTGCAGTCGAAGGaggaaaagatataaatggtgAACCCTTGTACGTGGGCAGAGCCTATCACGAGGGTGCTCTTCTACCTGGCAAAGTGAAGCCAGGAGACTCTGTGTGTTATGTGGCTTGGGGTGGTGATGAACATGGAAAGACTGATTTTCAG GTTCTCTGTGGTTGCAATCCAATATGGGTTCCAACAACCGGAAACAACATTCCTCACAACGCAATTCCATCTGGTGAATCAGAAGATGGAGAGCCACTCTATGCTGGCCGCGTACTGCACGAAGGCGCTATGACAATCGGCAAAGTACAACCTTCGCACAGCGTGTGTTACATAGCGTTTGGTGGTGCTGAGATTGCGTTCCCAGAATATGAGATCATGGTTAAACCTTAA